The Vespula vulgaris chromosome 10, iyVesVulg1.1, whole genome shotgun sequence nucleotide sequence TGAAGAATTCTGTTGtggctgttgctgttgttgttgttgctgttgctgttgttgttgttgctgctgctgttgttgttgctgctgctgctgctgctgttgttgttgttgctgctgttgctgttgagCTTGAGGCGGGCTCGTAGATCGTACAGGCAATGGTCCCGGTGGTGGTTTGGTAGTAACAACGGACTCTTCTTGAACCGTTTGATGCTGCTGATGTGGGCTTTGATGCTGTGGCTGAGATTGTTGTTGTGGTTGTGAAGAATTATGTGGTTGGTGGTTCTGCTGATGATGTTGCTGAGAATGAGCTTCCTGATGATGATGCTGCTGTTGTTTTCGAGAAACAGACGTTGTTTCCTGAGCAGTTGAATCTGTTAATTTGAAATCTGTTGCAAACTGTCTTAGTTCTGAGTGTTGTTCTTCTCTACTCCTTGGCGTTGGGATCTTGAATagcataaataaattatgctTAATCTCcggttaattaaaaaatatttaacaaaacatTTAATGACAAACCTTTCTATGATCTGGTTTATGTGGAATTATTTCAATACGTTGAATATCTGTAGAGTTCTGCTGTTGCACAGAGGAATGTTGTTGATGTCCTGATTGTTGTGATTGATGCGAAGATGCGGCATTTGGCTGTGAAAAAGGAGCTGGCGGAGCTTTATCTGCTTGAAAAACCTGTTGTCTGCCAGGACGTTCACGCTTTTCTGtacttattttattagaaggcccctgttgttgttgttgttgcggctgctgttgctgttgttgttgctgctgctgttgttgttgtggttgctgttgttgttgttgttggtgctgctgttgctgcgatggttgttgctgttgttgcggCTGCTGAGGATAAGTAACTTGAGGAATAGTAGGAGCAGCCTGAGATTGTGGTTGAGTTTGCTGCATTGCTaaatccaaaaaatatttttataaaagtttatttaattacaaataaattaaaaataaatataaaaatctccCTGCTCTCgtccatttctctttcaatatGCATATTGTAtcataataaatgaattaataatatatcaagattttaaacgaataaataaattgtaccTGCAGAAGACGCTTGTGTTGTAGGAGATACAAAAGGGGGCGGAGTGTTGTAAGTAGTGTGTACAACTACTCCAGTTGGTGGCATTGCCATATTAAGAGGTACTGGATGTGGCATGGAACCATGGGTCGTTTGAAGACCAACTGGGATGTTAGGCGATACACTGACGTTGGGCGATGGTGCTTGATTAAAAACAGACTTGCTAGTTGCAGATCCTGGTGAAGAGGGTGGTGGTGTAGATCTTATTTTCCCAGTAtcccaatttttctttttcaaaggaGGTGGAACGTATTTACCTTCGTTTGGTCTTACCTAATagcattataaatataagatgAGTATACagctttatataaaaaatcatataaacataataataatatttaccaCAGAAGCAAATCTTTCCTCTTCATCGCCATTTTCTAATTCTAACCGTGCTTTATGATTTGGTTGAGATTCTATCTCATTTGCTATTTCCGCTGCCTTCTGTTCTTGTTCTTTATAATCTTTTGTATCTTTACGCTGAAGCTGTAAAGTATAACCAACTAATGATGGTTCAAATGTTGTTTGAACTCcatatttttgttcatttttgcGGAACATTTCATTTACATCCCAAccattctaaaaatataattgtcttATATAACTCACTTAATCAAACactacatttataattttcaatacaaAGTCACAAAAAACTTACAGCACCACCATCTAATTCTAAATCATCACCGTTCATAGTAGACGGTGCATCCCATGGCTCAAGTTCTTTTTCTCCAACTATACCATTAAATTTACTAATAGCAGTGTCTGTTTGGAAAGTATCTCTTATGGCATAGTCTAGATCAACATCCTTGGCAGACATAGTTATAATATCATGAggtttaaaaatcaatttttctacTACACTTTCAACACTAATTTTCCCGGAACTTTCTACCCGATGAGCCATCTCTAGAACCACATCAAAACGACTCGAGAAAGTTCTAAAAATTCCTTCGTAGACCGAACCGTTTTGTGTTTGTATCTACaacaatatttgaaatatattaattttacgaaaaataaaaaaacaaaaaaataaacatgaaaacATTCCAAAGATGTTTGAATCAAATTTTTACTTAAGTTTTTATACTTTTGTAAGagtaaatctaaaaaaaaagaagttaaataCCTGCACCGTGTTACCAACATGGCTAGTGACAGAATGCATAAAGTGTGCATTATTATAAACACCTTCCGCAGCAACACATCTATCATGTGGTCCTCTTGCTCGTGGTGACctaagaatttatattattttcataataaaccTTCAACACATTGTAagtttattattcaataagtTCATATtgcctttgttttttttgtctaAATTGTTACATTTGCAAttatgaaaaagaggaaaaagaaaaaagaaagcaagaagaaaaataaaaaaggaaagaagaagaaagagagagagagagaaagaaagaaagaaagaaagaaagaaagaaagatttgtaATTAAAAGCAATACCTAGTAGGATTGGAAcgattctttctcttgctATTCATCCTGCCAGCCGTTGACGTTTCCTCGTCAGTGGTTGGTGGATTTCTGGCGCCGATTTGATGGGGCCCTTCTTGTttcctaatatatatatatatagggatCGGAATTTTGACTAAATTTTCCTAATAATCTTTTAGcgtcaaaagaaatttttttctatagtttCTCGTTAAacaggaaaaaggaaaagagagagaatgagaaagcgagaaagagaaagagagaaagagaaagagagagaaagagagagagaaagagagagagagagagagagagtgagcaATAAAAGAAGacggagagggagaaagcgggaaagacggaaagagaaaaataataagaggggaagagatggaaggaaaaaaaaaacaaaaaggagaaatggagatagagaaataatgaTGGAAAAGAGGTAAACGTGGCGCCGGTAAGTGTTTAATAATTACGAGGTTACACAATCTTAATTATGTCTTTGTAGAATTTCTTTAGATTCTTAAAGACTGAAATTGACAAAAGGCCTTACTGGCCGATATAACTATTGACACATTCGTAATTGGCTTTTTTAGGTTATGCTGAAAGTCTCTTGTAATAGCACGTTCGTCTCGTTGAAAAGGAaagcgcgcgcgtgcgtgaCACTGTAGTTTGACAGGTGCAAGGACGTGTGGAaaggtggaagaagaagaaagtgtcGGGATTTTGAAGGTTGACGTACACGGGGGAGGCACGAGCTGCTCGACACACGATATTTCTCTTGGTGCTGCGTGACGTAACTAGGTTCCACCTTCCGCGTGGAATGAAATGTTCAACACGAGTCTACGGTTTAACAACGTTACAAAAAtgtgtatgtgagagagagaaagagagagagagagatcgtactttcctattatttcttcttttcttagaatatatttttaattaattaatcaacatGTGGTAAACGATAAAAGCTAGCACACAAGCCGCCCGATCAACCCGATCCCGGTGACTGTCGCAGCACAGTCGCCACCTGGCGAATAATTTATCTCGTTACGTACCAACATACATATCATCTTTTTATCGAGATCCAATTCCCTTTTATTTATGATACCTTTCAAGGACCAATCAGCACGCGTTCCTTCATGAAAATTCCTACGCACTTCTAAGTGActcttgattttctttcttttggtatatatatatgtatatacatatatgtttgtgtatgtgtattatatatatgtgtgtatatgtataaccgtccaatatatatctatagcgTTTTTATTACACATTGAGTATCTCACTTCGAAAAACATTTCTGTTATTTaccattttataattttttaatttctctgtaaaaatattcaacagacttttattatcttcttgtGGAAGATTACAATCTTATATCCGAATATATATGATcattaaaacgatttattcttttaatataagagttatattaatacatactttggaataatataatataaaatttgtaattatttttataatacatataatatacgacgtttattaaataatttatttaattaaaaacgaaatcCTATAATATTCTGATTGGATAATAACAAATAGTTCTCTTTCATGGCTGTAGATGGCGCATCGAGTGCAAAATACACATTTGAAATTCGTAACTAGTGGAACAGTGTAATTTCGGATCAAATCAAATTTCTGAAGGTGAGGACTGTTTCGTCGCAATAATCTATTTGGATTTATAAAACACATGTACgtattaacaatatattaacaatattaaacCTAGTAGTTtcattatagaataatattttaagatCGAAGAATTAGTTGACATGTTTCATTttgattactttttaataatggttgcttactttttttcgtaataatttttctaagatAAAAACATACAAATGTACGAACACATATCAGAATTTGTTTCgtaatttacaaattaatgcaaaatatctttaatattcgTCTTCGTCCGagttgtataaattattaagtttTCGAATGATATTCTTCGTTCTGTCTGAAACGAAGTCATTTATTTGTCCTAAAACGTTAACGAAATCGATCACTTTTTCGAATCccttatttatttcatcggttcttctattcttcgaattaatttcttctttcttcgacaTGATTTGATCTTCTAGAGAAGGTTCATTAAGCTTTTgcaataatgttttatattttttattaagtctTACCTGACTAACTGCTAAGGATATCTATTGGAtaagaaccaaaaaaaaaaaaataaaaaataaaaaaacaataaaaaacaaaataaataaaataagaatcattcgttgaatattttgatattgtattttttacttcGTACGAATTGTTTTCATgacttataataaaaacaaaaattatgcggaaatatatatagaggtTAGATGCTTGAACTTaccataaataataaaaaaaataaaatgcacGATTTCATTTTCTCCGATGATAAacgtaatgaaatatttgcttatatatgcgtgtgtgtggtTAACGTAGTAAGTTATTAATAGTAAATCTTATAGTgcttccttattttctttttgttttgtttttcttttggaataaTTCACTTATCGAAAGGAACGATAAATAACACGATAAATAAATGCGTATAAATTCTCTGGTGTTACCAAGTAACGACTGTGAATGTAATGAcctaaataatttcttttataaagcGTTCGCAAATCGTTAcattgaaaattatgaaacgtttgacaatttcttttttattaatttaggttaaatgtatatttcaatATGCAATATGAAAGTTTTTGCTTTACtgttacgtacatatttataaaatcacaTACGCACgcataatgtatatacatacatacatacatacgcgcgcgcgcgcgcatgtatgtgtgtgtatttgatAGTCCAATGGTCTAAATGATTAAAACTAAGAGaacttatctttattattatcattattattatcattattaaagtttgtttattttttcttctccgaaGGAAGTTATTATCTTAAAATATGAGTATGAATTAACacgaataaagaataataatcaacaaaaaaattgCGAATCATTACAAATTTTAGACGATATATCTGTGAAAGATTATTATCAAATGACGTTAATTTCAGATTAAAATTCGAGTATCTTTTTAGTATCGTAGGAATACGAAATTTTATTGCGAAATAAGTAGGacgagttctttttttatataagtagATGTGTAATCGGAATGATTCAACAGTATTGCCTAATAAGTTATCAAAATTACTCgtaatcatatataatatttcgtatgatttttatacgttaaatcatttttttatggcgaaattaatagatttatttattagagtttatttatttatttatagtttaGGAACATTTAACGTACATTTCGCAttgtttagaaatttttaatatttcgaaatttatgAGAAATATTACGTCGGCACAATGACctcaaatatatgtatataatatatgcttaaagaaaactaataaatgcgaaaatttgtacaaacaaaaaaaaattatacgattttatatagtaaaatatatttatttatttattatttttttttttcaaatacaaaAATAGTCTTTCATCTTAACacgtgtttccttttttcttcttttttttttttctcgtatttatCGAAACTGCATCACTGTGTGtttagattaattttaattaattcgttttgTTAATAAGAAAAGTTCGACGAGTTttaaatcattctttttcttgtttcttttttatttattaatttgtgtatatatatattcttttaactAGTTTTGGCTGCTTGTTGCAATTGAGTGTTTAGATTTTGTGTGGTTTCTACGGCAAGTTCGACAGCTTGTTTCGTAAATTTGGCAATGTCTTCTTGTACTTTCTCAGAATTTTTGCTAACAGCTTTAGCTGTCTTGTCGGATTCTTGTACGAGGACTTGTAATCCTTCTTGTAACTTGGTTTGTAATTGATTTACTTGTTCACTTGCATTTGGAATTTGAGCATTGATATCTTCAACAACCTTGTTTAATTTTCCCTTGACATCGACCCACAGTCTTTCTAATTCTGGAGTTTTCTCGCTAACCTGTATTATACAAAGTTTATTTCtacgattatattttcatttaagatCTTAAGAGACCTGAGCATCAACCTCTTCCTTATTTGACAAACAATTTGTTCATAAAAGACAGATGGGACCGAccgaaataaacaaaataaaaaaaaaaacaacaacgatTAAGCttgagaaaaaatgatttattcaaTTGgtctcaaatatttatatcattttttttttcttttttttttttgatatttcaagaaatattatttctagcTCTGCATCTCTTTGGAAgctcttcttttcattccgGAAGTTACCAAAATTCGATTGGAGAGTTCAATTGTGAGTTCCCTTAAATGATACGTATCAAGAACTTGTTACAATTAATAACGCGTACATTTTTTAAAGCTATATGACAAGATATTATAAGATgtaaggggaaaaaaaaatctttgcgtgcatctttttttcttttctttttcttcatctttctttttatgtctttaattaaaaaaaaaatattgtttcccTTGGCAAACGttgcaaatatattataatattaaatcaaaagAGAGATGGTCTTACCTGTTCGGTTACATTTTTCACGAATTGTTGTAAATTGTTCACGAAACTCGTGCTCTGTTCCTTGACGGTGTTGACGATAGTTTCTTGATCaggaagatttattttttcttgaaactGAGCTGCCAGAGTATTGATATTTGCTTGTGCTTGACTAATTAATTCGGATAAATGAAGAGGTTGATTCGTTTGTTGAGCTTCAACATTGCTAGATGGTACTATTTTAGCCTCGGTGTAAACGAGGAACACTGTTAGAACGATCAGGTATGCGATCTTCATTTTCGAtgccctttttcttttggttccCTCTTTAAAGAATTCGAACTCGTCAAATTACTAAAGAACGACTGATGCACGGACTTCTGATATTGCTCCCTTTATAGGCAATGCTTATCATCTATTAATGTCGCTACACGAGGGCAAAGAGTAGTTTATCTTCTTTCAActaagaaggagaagaacgatattctcgtttttatttgaaataaaaaaagagagagaaagaaagagaaagagagagataggcaataatcttcttcgatttttattctcttaaaCATATTCCaatttcgaataatatattaaatatttcctttcgaaggtactatcatttctttttctttttgtgttttttgtttcattttattattgttattatttatttttttttttcacgatattgaaagtaataatcatttgaaaaaaaaaaatagttttttgTCCGATTTTGTCAATTAgtcaattttaattaagatcGTATAAAACGAAAGTCAAATATTTCGATACTTTGATACTTTGttatcacaaatatatatatatatatatatatatatatatatatatatatatatgtttgtatgtgtattaAACTATCAACAGAGTAAAGTGCACTCGGATATACAACTGTACAGAACATTTTCCGAGGACAAGGTTCTACGGAAAAATCTTCATCGATGCGTCTCGTTATCAAACATATAATTTTGTCTTTTCAATTTCTACGCGatcgacatacatatatatgtaattgtgaaataattttctgagttgaattttctctctttctctctttctctctctctctctctttctctctctttttgctcGTATACGTGCACATACGCGAATATACGAATGTGTTTGGCATTCTCGATTTATCTTCGTCTTTATAAGAACCTTGACCCCGCGAGCATTTCAACTTGTATCGTATAAAtcttagaatttttctttctcttactacaTCCTTCTCTTTAATTCGAAAACATCATTCGAATTGAGCGTaagtaaaaagttttatttttatcatatacttcattgatcatttatatatattatattaatttcgactaaagatatttttggtaatcttagaaataaatttaacgttTCAAATGATATCAGATGCAATGAACCCTGTTCACATAATAATCTTATCCCAAAAAGgcaatttcttattaatattacatgtaACGATGATTTCGTGCTTTTGTAttacaaaatacattttttttttaagattttttttttctttatgcgtgtgtatgtgtgtatatatatatataaaaatgaaaatcttcAAATTAGATGAAAACAATAGttaaactttattatttatttttttaataataagtacATATCCATTGTTCGCGTCGGTCATATTACATGATAATATCGTTTGAACGATATTATCACGCGAAGTACATATTTATGCATGTCCATcataatttacaaattatttctcaATCTGTTTAATTCAATTACGAACAGAAACAATGATTTCATGGACGTAATCTTTAGTTCATCGGAATGccctttcatctttttctataacTTCCTTTACTGTCGAATTGTTCAAAATTTCCTtggatttttttcaaattcctTTTTTGAGTTGTCCCAAGTTTTTTGTACTTTGTCTTTCAAACCGGGAGTCTTAGAGTTCTTTTCCGAGTCTTCTTCAGATCCAGAGTTCTCTTTCGAATCTTCTTCTGATCCAGAGTTCTCTTCAGAATGTTTTTTTAGAGTTTCAGAATTCTCGGGCTAATGatgatggaaagaaaaaagtaaacaaaaaaaaagaaacaaatacataaattgattatagactaatatatataggaatacatgtctaattaatttcaatgtatatatatattacagataCGTCATATCGTTAATACATACTTTCGAACACTtgtcgaattttttcttcatttcttttgctTTAATATAGTCCAAAATTTCCTTCACTTTGTTGTCgacttttttcttgaaatcaTTCCAAgcttctcttatattttttctcataacATCAAATTCAGAATCATCCTTTTcgtcttttaattctttttcattttcaaagttGTTGGGTTGCtgacgatgaaaagaaaaaatgaaaaaaaaaatggaaacaaaCAAATCGATTGTTGTTTAATAGGTAATAAGAAATGCacgtgtaattaatttaattacatatgtattataaatatatcatatcgCTAATACATACCTTGGGACGCTTGCCGAGTTTGTTCTTAATGGATTCAATTATCTCCTTGATACTGATCTTAGCCTTTTCGaggatttcttttattttagatttgttcagaatttcattgaattttgcaacaattttctttttcatttcgtcgactgctttttttggttttgttttaACATTAGAACTTGTCGAATCTTCTTTTTGCTCTTCAGAATTCTGAGTCTggtgataaagaaaataaaatgaaagaaaaagaaagaaataaatcaattattatttaatagctataggaaaatatttgtaaaaaattgattatatatgtatcgtaaatatattatgacgttattatatatcttgGGACCGTTGCCGATTCTGTTATTAACAGACTCTATGATCTCCTTGATGTTAGTctgtttgattatttttttaatggctCCTTTTACCTTGGAATTGTTCAAAAtttccttcatttctttttcaagtttCTTCAAGTCCTCCAAaactttctttgtttcttctacCAAACTAAGAGTCATagaattctcttctttcttattagaatttttattctaatgataatgaaaaaaagaagaaaaattaattattgtataatagatATGTTCAAAAacatgtttaattaattttattttgtatgtttctcgattttttttactttagaaTTGTTCAacatttctttgtatttttcctCGAGCTTCTTCTTGAAATCGTTCCAAGTTtcttgtgttttttctttgaaagtaGGAGtctctcgatctttttcttcttcttcagaaTTCTCAGGCTAATGATAAtgaaatgggaaaaaaaaaagataggtaTAACAAATCAATTATTACTTAATATGTATGGAATACAGatactaattaatttaattatatacgtatgatatataaataaatatattatatctttaatacATACTTTGGAAAccttcttgctttctttttgaACACTCtcaatagtattttttatgaCATCTTTGACGCGTTCGATCATCTTCTTAGTTTTCTCCACGATATTTTTTACTCTAGGATTGTTAAACAATTGTTTACAGTTTTCCTTAAACTGTTTCCAACTTTGCTGTGCCTTGTCTTTAATTGTAAAACCATTGTCGTCATATTCTAGTACTACTTCCTTATCGTTGTTCTaatgaaaattagaaaaaaaaaaaattaaaaaaaataaaaataaaaagaaagaaaaggaaaaaagattattatccaATGCGAATATGTCGatgtgtataaaattaatcgatcgatctatgatctatcgtacatatattatatcgttacgTTATACCTTTTCGGCATTTTCTACTCGCGCGCGGGCACTGTCAACAGCGAtttgcataattttttttgtttttcttatcgcAGTTTCAACTTCATTAATGATAGCTTGCATGTTTGGATTTTGTCCCTCTTTATATTGTTCAGTAAGCTTTTTCTTGTAGTCAACCCAACTATCCACTAGTTCATTTTTAGATGATTCCgaattcttaaataataagaaaaaagaaaagaaacaagattaattatttaattaattgtattatcaAAGTATCAATTATATGGATATG carries:
- the LOC127066960 gene encoding ataxin-2 homolog, which translates into the protein MNSKRKNRSNPTRSPRARGPHDRCVAAEGVYNNAHFMHSVTSHVGNTVQIQTQNGSVYEGIFRTFSSRFDVVLEMAHRVESSGKISVESVVEKLIFKPHDIITMSAKDVDLDYAIRDTFQTDTAISKFNGIVGEKELEPWDAPSTMNGDDLELDGGANGWDVNEMFRKNEQKYGVQTTFEPSLVGYTLQLQRKDTKDYKEQEQKAAEIANEIESQPNHKARLELENGDEEERFASVVRPNEGKYVPPPLKKKNWDTGKIRSTPPPSSPGSATSKSVFNQAPSPNVSVSPNIPVGLQTTHGSMPHPVPLNMAMPPTGVVVHTTYNTPPPFVSPTTQASSAAMQQTQPQSQAAPTIPQVTYPQQPQQQQQPSQQQQHQQQQQQQPQQQQQQQQQQQQQPQQQQQQGPSNKISTEKRERPGRQQVFQADKAPPAPFSQPNAASSHQSQQSGHQQHSSVQQQNSTDIQRIEIIPHKPDHRKIPTPRSREEQHSELRQFATDFKLTDSTAQETTSVSRKQQQHHHQEAHSQQHHQQNHQPHNSSQPQQQSQPQHQSPHQQHQTVQEESVVTTKPPPGPLPVRSTSPPQAQQQQQQQQQQQQQQQQQQQQQQQQQQQQQQQQQQQPQQNSSITQSNVQEPAVEKITTAFKKSTLNPNAKEFNPNAKPFTPRSPSTPTPSRPHTPQTPQYTGATMPATVVMPAYVMTSQPPTAFSQPPAQPVTRFRKVPMMQHRAPDIASQMQVAAATGQPLLAPAPLHPPFQVSYPGQPTYQQMVRMVQAPPPPPHMSTNPYHHHHDSPGPQAPGIQYMGPHTHPHPHVPQQPPSQTPSPANPNPPHTQSAYNPPGTPQPTYPQPPPQGHAPSYPIMCPIIPPHIPIPPQHMQYLPPQPPPGAQQTIPVILPHNQ
- the LOC127066996 gene encoding uncharacterized protein LOC127066996; protein product: MKIAYLIVLTVFLVYTEAKIVPSSNVEAQQTNQPLHLSELISQAQANINTLAAQFQEKINLPDQETIVNTVKEQSTSFVNNLQQFVKNVTEQVSEKTPELERLWVDVKGKLNKVVEDINAQIPNASEQVNQLQTKLQEGLQVLVQESDKTAKAVSKNSEKVQEDIAKFTKQAVELAVETTQNLNTQLQQAAKTS
- the LOC127066976 gene encoding 101 kDa malaria antigen-like, coding for MARSIFLTVILASAILVYGQATPVPGNYSKQLVIPNELSDPEIVQFQNSLKEIWTDVKNTLKKTCNEMAQDCLTTNTLNTLIDTIKLSVEESIEGSDENLHKNSESSKNELVDSWVDYKKKLTEQYKEGQNPNMQAIINEVETAIRKTKKIMQIAVDSARARVENAEKNNDKEVVLEYDDNGFTIKDKAQQSWKQFKENCKQLFNNPRVKNIVEKTKKMIERVKDVIKNTIESVQKESKKVSKPENSEEEEKDRETPTFKEKTQETWNDFKKKLEEKYKEMLNNSKNKNSNKKEENSMTLSLVEETKKVLEDLKKLEKEMKEILNNSKTQNSEEQKEDSTSSNVKTKPKKAVDEMKKKIVAKFNEILNKSKIKEILEKAKISIKEIIESIKNKLGKRPKQPNNFENEKELKDEKDDSEFDVMRKNIREAWNDFKKKVDNKVKEILDYIKAKEMKKKFDKCSKPENSETLKKHSEENSGSEEDSKENSGSEEDSEKNSKTPGLKDKVQKTWDNSKKEFEKNPRKF